DNA from Phocoena phocoena chromosome 1, mPhoPho1.1, whole genome shotgun sequence:
TCCAAGACAGAGGCTCTTAGCTAGAGCCCACTTGGGCTTTGTAACCATGGTTTTCCAAGGCCcaactatataaaaatagaatatttatttaaaaaacaaaacctgacaaATAAGCCACTGCTGTTTCTACTTGCAGTGCAAAGTGCCATGAGAGTCCCAAAGCACAAACCCATATAATCTGGTAAATGTGCCCTCTATATAACAAGGTCCCTGGGCACTGGCCATCTGCTTACTTCTAGCCCCAGGGTGACTCTCGAGGGTGCTCAGGGAATGTCACCCAGAAACCTTGAGAGATGATCCCCAGAGAGCCTTTCTTGGGTGTCAAAAGCTCTTCCCCCAGCTGGAGAGAATATCTAGTATCTGAGGAGCCCCCTGTAACTTTCCTTTGACCTTCAGCCCTAGACTGGCCCTAAAGCAGGCAGAAGGATCACATTCAGGTGCCTTTGTTTCATGACCTTGATTTGTGAATACTTGTGACCAATGGGCCACATTTCTGATCGCTACCTCCATTTTCCTGTTGAGCCACAGATTTGCAGGAAGAAAAGTAAGTGAGATTTGGGGAAAGACTTCAATCATTTACAGAGGTAGCCACATACAGAATAAAATACACGTATGGGTTTTATTGTTGTTAAAGGGTCAAATTATATTAAGCTGGAAAGGGTCCAGGTGTATAtgaatttttgttcttctttagccTTAATTTACCACTTTCAAAGATCCTCTGCTAATCCTAAGGAATAATGACTTCCAGAATTAGACTATCTTGACTAATATGGTAATAAAGAATGTGGCTCTGCTACTTAGCAGCTATGTTTCCTTGTCTATATTCTTGTCTTCACACAAATCATAATCCACAGAGACACTGTTTATAAAGCCTCATAGTATACATTTACAGTTACTTATCATGGTACGCACATCAAGCCAAACAATTTTCCCTGTTAAGAAATGGTCCCTGACGTctaacataaaatttttctttcaacctCATACCATTTCTTTTCATATCATGCTCGGAGGGGTTGAAGTGTAACTGTGCAGCAATCTCTTATAAATACCATTTTGTagatttcctttatttaaaatgttatatttctgaaaaatagaTTAATCTTAAAAGCACCAAAGAAGTTTGCCTTTGAAATTTACCCAATAGTGAGTCATTTTTCAATGTGGCTAATTTGCTTTACTTCCAGCAAAATGCACTTTTTAGGCAACTCCATGTAttctattattaaatttatttttatagctaaCCTGTCACATAATTATATGTTGTTTAGTAATAGGGTAAAAGCTACTAGAAAAGTTACACTACCAGTATATTTTCCAATTAGATGTTCATAGTGTTAGCTTTCTTCTAGAGCTATAATTCCAATGTTAAAATTCAGCCCAGTTCTTTAATTGTTTGTTGCTGTCACAGGCATAGACAGAGGGAAAGGAGACAGAGGTTAAAAAACATTGAAAACTCCTCTTCTTTGAAGAAGAGCTCGCTGTGGTGCCCCAGCACTCTGCTTTCTAACAGGCAATTTGTTTGATGGACCAGTTACCTGCAACGATTCCATCAGCAGACATTGTGCCCTACATTGCAGTTGTCATAGGGTTATAAAGAGTTGAAATACTTGGTCCTTACTCTCAAAGACTATATAATACAGCCATGATGGGGACAGTTCTATGATGCAGTTTTGTGTAATGGGAGGAACAATGGGCACAGGATCAGAAGACATGAGTTCAAGTCTTGATTTTCATCCTTTGACACCTGTGTGTCCACGGGCAGTTACCTAAACGGAGCTGATCCTCAGTCTCTGCTTCTGAAGAGAAACAATAATCCTCACCCTTCCTGTTCCATTGGATGGTGATGAAgttaaataatgtatgtgaacATATTTTGTAATCACAAATGCACTATGGTGCTTTCAACACAAAAGAGCTAGTATACAGTTGTATGCTACCTGCATGCAAGGACACATGTTTgaggctgggggggagggagggagcagggtgagagagagagaatagaaaagGATTTTACAGAGGTTATGGGCTTTGTGTAGCTTTGAAAAATGAGTAGTGTCTAGGGAAGAGGACTGTAGCACAGAAGTTGAGAGGAGTAGTACCATCAGAGTTGAAAGACTGAAATGAGAACACAGTGTGTAAACCATAGTGACAAGAGCTCTACCTTAAACCCTAGAAGCTTGGGAATTAGTAGGTAGCTACAGAGCCTGGAGCTCTGCACGACATTACACCACTGAACTTGAATGGATTCAATAATTGTTTGAATTCTAATATAAGTTGATACTTAacagtttaaaaatgtttctaccAACAAATCTATGATGTTATCATAATTGCATCCATATAAACGTGAGGAAACTGGTCTTAGAGATGTAAATTCCTTGCCCGAAGTAACTTAGCCCATGATAGAACTAAAATATGAGTTTATACCACCTGACTCTAAAaaccatgtatttttttccttggtgAGCAAAGAACATTACTCCACTGCTTATTCCCAAAAGAAATGAGCATGGGTATGAATATAAATAAGCAGAGACCTGAAGTAGATGAACCAAAAGAATCTGCCCGGCCTGCTCTTGACAGAAATCAACCATCTAGGTtccttatataattttttactttcttagaTGCCATATATGatttaatgaagaaagagaatCACACTTTGGTGAGTGAGTTTACTTTCCAGGGTTTCTTCAGCTTCCATGAGCACCAGCTCACTCTCTTTATTATGTTCCTTGCACTGTACATGTTAACTTTGGCAGGCAGTATCATCATCATGACCATCATCAGCCTTGATCATCACCTCCACATCCCCCATGTACTTCTTCCTCAGCATGCTGTCAGCTTCAGAGACCATGTACACACTCATCATTATACCCAAGATGCTCTGTAACCTCACAGGCCTGAGTCAGCCCATTTCTTTGGCAGGTTGTGCCACTCAGATGTTCTTCATCATTTTGGCCATCAACAACTGCTTCCTGCTCACAGCAATGGGGCACGACTGCTATGTGGCCATTTGCAACCCCTTGAGGTACTCTGTCATTGTGAACAAGAGGGCATGCATCCAGCTGGTGTGGGAGGCCTGCAGCATTGGGCTGGTTGTAGCCATGACACAGGTTACATCTGTATTCAGGTTATCTTTCTGTGCTACAAAGTTGGCCCACTTCATCTGTGACATCTGACCTGTGATGAAGCTCTCCTGCGCTGACATGACTGTCAATGAGATCCTGACTTTAATCATCAGTATCCTGGTGATCCTGGTTCCCATGGGATTGGTTTTCATTTCCTACATCCTCATCATCTCCACCACCCTTAAAATTGCCTCTGCTAAGGGCCAGAAGAAGGCCTTTGCCACATGTGCTTCCCACCTCACTGTGGTCATGGTCCACTATGGCTGTGCCTCCATTGTCTACCCCAAGCCCAAGTCAGAGAACACCAAGAATCAGGGTCAGCTGATCTCAGTGACCTACACCATCATCACCCCTCTACTGAACCCTGTGGTGTACGCTCTGAGGAACAAAGAGGTCAAGGATGCTCTGCTCCGGGCCACTGGCAGGAAGCTTTCCTGAGAAGATGGGCCTGTTTCACAGAAGGTCTTAGAAGAttctacagagaagaaaaagtaaagcagtGCCCACAGCACCTACAGTGAAAATTCTGCAGCCTACTAAGCAGTGGTTgggtagaagagaaaaaaggactaCAAAGCCAGCCCCTGGAGATAGGGAGAAGGTTCTCCAAAGCACAAGCAAGCCTGAATCTGACAAGAGAGCATAGATGGTATGGAGCAATAAATATAGGAGGAAGAACTTGATTTGAGGAAGTAGATGGGTTGTCTGCACAGCTGGGACAGAATAAGATCAAGATAGTAGAACAAATTAATGAGGGGAGGCTACTCCAAGGCAGGactaaacttttaaatatattctataaCACTCTTTTTGGACATGGGATTCACTTTTATCCATTTAAAGTTACAAAGGCTTAACACCCAATTGAAGTCATTCTTTTATGGACAATTCAAGTTCCTTGCATCTTAGACATCATAAATAAATAgctatcggggcttccctggtggcacagtggttaagaatccacctgccaatgcaggggacatgagttcgagtcctggtctgggaagatcccaaatgctgcggagcaactaagcccatgtgccacaactactgaagcccacgcgcctagagcccatgctctgcagcaagagaagccaccgcgatgagaagcctgcgtacctcaacaaagagtagcccctgctcgccgcgaccagagaaaagcctgcgtgcagcaacgaagacccagtgcagccaaaaataaagtaaataaataaatttattaaaaataaatggctaTCAGAGATAATAAGCATCTACACAATTCATCAGTCCTTGAAGTTTGGATCTTTTCCATATAAGTCTGCATTCTCCCATATGGCCAACCTGGAACTTAAGTTTTCAGGACCATGTAATAGAAACATTTTTGGAAAGTGATTAAAATTCCTTGGCAATTTAATTAAAGAAAGAGGTAGCACCAAGTAATCATATTGGCATTTATATTATGAGAATGTACAAAGGTTATTGGTGATAATATATGTGAATGGTtcacccagttaaaaaaaaaattagtattgcCTTTGGAGATGCTtggagaatgaaaagaagtgtcTAGTGGATGGGAATACAAGAGAGAATCTATAAAAAGGATTAGTCAGGTGAGAGGATTGGGAAGATTTGGATGGGTAAGGAAATAGCCATATGGTAACTTAGTgactcaacaaaagaaaaagactcaaaCCATCAACACTATCATTTCAAACCCCCTAGGACCTGAATTAATATGCCATCTTTCACTAGTCATCTCCACTtccagcacccctcccccagcctgttaTCCAGTCCCACACGGAACACCTGGTGACTTGTGGCTTCCCATTTCCCATTTCATATTCTCATGCTTTTCTACAGCTTATTGCTACTTAATGGAAATCCCTTACTGCCAGCCTCACTGCCCACTCAAACAGGGTGTTCTCCTTTTAAAACACCAAACTAAAGCATCTCTCTTTTATGAACTTTCTAATGAAGAAGAAATCACTCCCTCACTCTCCTACCTCTAAACTCATACATGCATTATATTACTATAGTGAGCATTTCCCATGATGTCTTTATGGCTCAAAGTCTGAAACGGGCAGTGAGTGATGTTGTAACCAGATGAAGACTTCACTAAGTGGACAGTTTAATGTCTTACTTGTACCAGGTGACCTGTTTTTCACAGGCTGTGTTCTCCTTCCTGTTAATTTCAAAAGTTAGGGTTATGTCCAAATACTGTAATTTCATAAATAGCCCATTATGGTTCAGTCTTTCATaaatttgagtattttttaaaatttgtggtgGAATCCAACAGAACCCCAAAATAAAGGTACCCCAGGTTTGCCAATGGTCACTTTTACTCAGTaaataaaaagactttttaaattttagactgTAGCCTCAAAAATGCTGCCCTGTTCATTcaactttattaataataatctaTATTGGCAAAGTTAGCTACTGAAAATGTTAGGTAGCAGTTTTTGGAAGCCAGCAGAGCAAAGTGGATATAACATAGGCACTGTAAGAAAAAGACTGCattttgagtcctggctctgcttctTATTCACCACATATACTTGAATGATTAGTTAACTTCTCTAAACCGCTGTTTCCTCACTTACAAAACGTCAGTTTCTCACGACAAACACGAGACAAGCGGTGTGAAAATCCTTTGTAAATGACAAAACAGGgacaaatattctttatttttattagagtaaGAAAAGCGCTATAATCTCTGTAAACTTCTAATTATATCAACAAAACCCAGAGGGTTCAACCTCATCCATCTGAGGAGGGTACTGCCACAGAGATTTCTGATTCTCCGTTTTTGTCTGCCTGCtatcacttttatttctattcctgGTGCAAGGTTGAGTCTCTTTCTTTAGAAACCCTGGAGAATGATGAGGGGAGTTCCGCTTCTGGATGATTAATCCTCCAGACACATCCCAGTCATTTAGCCTGATACAGAGCTTCAGTGATCTCATGAGCACAGAAAGTGATTGTTTTACTTAGTTTCCCCAGACATATTGGTTCCACCCTTCATTTCCCAACTGGCCTCTTTTGTTGGGAAGAACATAAAATCATAAGAAGACTTGAATTTAAGACACACCTTTATTCCTTGCCAACTGTGTATTCCTAAGGAAGTAATGGAATCTTTCCTTATCTACGATATGGGGTTACCAATGCTGGCTCTGCCTTTCCCATTAGGCTATTGTAAGAATCAAATATAGTAGAATTAACAGAGCATAAATTGTTGTGATAACCACAGGAGGTGTTAAGAAATATAATGTATCATTATCCCTATTATTATTAGCTAACATGATCCCTGTATTCTTACCTCTCCAATTTTTCCTggctattttatattatttcactaatttttgactccttcctccctcccacttgtACTTAAGTTCTAATTGCTGTTGTATCCATCCTTAAATCTGGTCATGTATTTGTAGTtgcttataaaaaacaaaaaaaaaaaaacaacacttccAAACTTTGCATTACTATCTTTTGTTAGCAACTTCAGCAGTTAATGCTTGTCCTGCTCTACATCAAACACTTTCCCTCCTTCTAGTTTAGTAGATTTCAAACTCTTTACCATGCTCCATGGCCCTCAATAAGCAATGCATACTGTAACATAACCCAGTATGCATGCATACattttctgtatgtctgtgtatatatacacatacacatacatatacaaacaagaaaaaccattgacaaaacagtACTTACCCTTACTATATGCAATGCATTTAGATGTTTTTCATTCTAGTCAATtctgttctatttcattttatttaagtaatattAGTGAAGAGAGGTGCATCTAAGACATATTTTGACCAAATACTCAATAACTGAGAGTTAAAATATTCAACGGAAGTCAATGCCTCAGCCCAATATCATCAGACTGTCTCTGGgatactgaaataaaattaaaatcttatttcataatttaataacattggaattttattattaaacatttggTAATCATATTTAAACATTTGACATTTCAGAGGAAGGACATTTAGTGTTCACTATAGCTGCTAGATTGTTCTAGCAGTCACTAAAACACACATTTGGTAAACCAGATAGATGCTCATTTTTCAAGTGAGGAACTGAGATTGGTAGAAAATCAAAATATCTTGAAGGTAATATCTCATTTTTCTCtaacactttcttttcttcatattctttattAGATAcggattaaaaataatttatactggATACTGTCATACATGATTTGGGTGGCAAAACTGAAATTGTGCTGTAACTCATGTATAAAATATGATAAGATTCATGGCTTAAGTGGAATTAAGAAGCTAAAAACACAGTGCTGAaaagttgttttatttaatattataaatacaaAACACCAGATGATTTTACAAAGATTAGAATTCTGATAtctaatttccattattctgctttgtacaatttaaattttataaatatctattgaCTTTATGAGGATATAGTGTTCTTTCTAAAACTAATAAGCAACAAACTATTtcaatatttatatgaaatattattttcctatttgacTATTTAAAACTCTTAAATTTGTCCAGAAAATTAACAACTTTCACAATATTATCAATTATTCTTGCATTTTACTCttgtaataataaatgaaatgtataCTTCAATTGCTTGATagaattttatcatgaaaagcATATAAAGATATTTCAGTCTAAGTCACAGTCTAAGTCACAGATAAAATGATTAACTGCGTTTGAAAATGCatatttgaacatttaaaaaaataaaaatgacttgcTATATTCAGAATACTGATGTTGTTAGACTGATTAGAGACAATAACCCATACTATTAAACGATCATTGTTCACCTACAAATTGAGATGCCAAAAAAATGGCATACAAGATTTTGAGCCATCAACTTTGCAGAAACTGAAAACCAAAGTAGCAACCCAACAGCAGGTTTTGACCAAATACCAAAAGCAAAGCAGAACTTTGAGGTATTCCTGGTGTGATCCACTAAACTTAGGGAAAACATGGGGAGATATGGATGCCATATGCAGTGGTGTATGCATGAGTGACACGCCAAGCTGGCTGAAATGGTAGGTAAGTATCTGAGAAGGAGGccccctattttttcttttgtctccttttattctaaaatagCAGTATGTGAATTGGCATTTTCCTGATCACAAAAGCAAtactaattctttgaaaaaagtttcagaaaattataaagaagaaagtgGAACATTTGATTTTTGATGTTCACTATGGCCCAATAAGTACATACAACATTTCTCCTCTCCAcactccccaaccccacccctgcACCAAAcccaagaagggaaagaaaagattttaaaattaggatTATATAgccactgctttaaaaaatggaCTATTTAGTGGACTAGAAAATATGAGTCATGTTGAGCAACTATGAGGCATGATATAGACTCCCAACAAATGTAATCAGATTGATAAGGTATCTTAGAAGtatatgggaataaaaacaaaagtccagtcaCAAAACTTGGGAGCAACACAAGAGTTGCTTCATACCAGCAATGGTGGAAAGTAAGAATAATGATAAATGCCAGGAGAAAGCAATAGGAGGTATTAGCCCAGAAGAAGGAGCTCTCCCCATCAGCTATTGCTCCCAGGTAGGCAGTAACAGAACAGTGTTGGTGGTTTCCAAACAAGAGCAATTCTTGTCTGGAAAAGGCATGGAGAAAGAGGCATGGCAGTGACACAGAGTCTAGCCATAACAAAAACTAGGGGAAAAACCCCATAAATACAGGAGGAAGCAACTAGATACTAGAAGTGTTGAGCTAAAAagctataatatttttataaagtaatttaTGATAAGAAAATTAAACTCACTTCTCTTGCTCAATGGAAAGCTTATAGCTCCCCACCAAGAAACTGAAGGATTTCCCCCTGAGAAATTCAGCATGTCAAGAACAAAGACTTAGATATGGACAGCTCAATGTCCTATGTTGAAAAAGTAAGCTTACCCTAATAAAGCCAGCTTTATCACATTACCCACCATTATCACCCTAGTAAATAAAGCCCACCATCCAATATATCCCACCTcaccacacacatgtacacagagTTTCTAAACAGCTTGTTAGTATGTCAATCATAGTTATAATGCACTGAAAGGATCACCAAGCATTTGAGGAAAACCACTAACATGAAAGAGACATCAACCTAATAAACAGATAACAAAAGAATATGGAAGAATCAGATACAGTGCAGGGAGTAgattaaaatctttcaaaaaatacttatttaacatTTTCAGAAGGATACAACAAAATCCTttatcagagaaataaaagcagtGTTATATAAAAGGCACGTTCTCAGAAGCAGAaagatattttacaaattaaaaatacagtagctgaaataaaaaattaagtatgaGAGTGGCAAGAGAAATTTGATGAAATGTCTTGAATagcagaacaaaaagacaaataggaGTGAAAAAGGGGACAATATATGAATACTGAAGATAAATCAATATAGTGACTCACATATTGAATTACTACATTGAACACCTgatactaatataatattgtaaatcaactataccttaataaaaaataataaaaataaaaattaagtcttgaaaataaaaaattttggtaCATACGATCAAGAGCAAATGAGAAAAGCACTATCTACATAAagccacaaataaaataaagatatttacatAACTAGGGATACAAGTAAAATTgttaaaactgtaagataatagcAGGAAAATCTTTagatcaatacattttaaaatgtagattaaatacacagttttaataaaaatataaattaatagtgGCCtgagaataattagaaaaatgaatagaccaataatcaagaaaaattaaaatttaatcaaaataCACTTTCTACCCCTATTCAAGAGAAAGACATGAGACCAGACATTTAAGAGAAAATACGCACATTCTTTCAGGTCTTATAAGAAGAGGGCAATCTCCCCAACTCAAATCATGAGAACACCAGCTTCAAAAACCTTATATCAAACCAGAAATAGGCagtcaaaatacaaaattaagcaCCAATGTCACCTACAGATAGGAgcaaatattctaaataaaattttaacaaaaggaatccatagtttaaaaaaaacccagcatgtCCAAGTTGAGTTTAGACTAAGAATATTAAGAAGATTCAACATTAAAAGAATCTATcagaataataaaagttaaaggaTAAAATTCATATGACTATgtcaaaagatgaaaaacataaaaccttAGATATAAATCCAACATTCAGTTAATCATAAACATTCTTACCAAACTAAGACTAAAAAGAAATTTCCTTTACCTATGAGCATCTATCAGAAGTCTGCACCAAACAGCATATATCATGACAAAACATTTGAGCATTCCAACTAAAgccaggaaaaagacaaaaatgtatacacataGGTAAGTATAAAACACAATATAGATCTATTTTGTTTGCACTCTTCTCCTATCTGACTTAAAATACAACCATAAAGCaatcaaaacaaaattatgttGATGGACTTGTATAAAATTGTATAAAgatattacacatatatataacaataatagCACAAGAGAGGTGAGGGAATGAAGCTATATTGGAGCAAAGTCTTTGTGTGCTTTGCAAATTAAGTTGGTATTAATAAGAActagaattttttaatgtaaaaattaattgtaaCCTTCCTCAGGGcagccactaagaaaataactcaaaaaaatctagagaagaaaaatcaagggcattaaaatgttacaaaagaaaatatctacTTAACAGAAAGAAGGCAGTAATAGgttgacaaaaggaaaaagaaaataaagaatgacagaaagaaaaccaacagtaagggacttccctggtggtccactggttaagactctgtgttcccaagGCAGGcggcccagggttcaatccctggtcagggaactaagatcccacatactgcagttaagcccacgtgccacaactactgagcctgcatgctctagagcctgcataccgcaactagaaaagcctgcatgccacaactagagaagcccacacaccacaatgaggagcccacgcactgcaacaaagactcagtgcagccaaaataaataaagaaaatttttttaaaaaattgaatttcagataaaaaactcaagtacttaaaaaaaaagacagaaaaccaatAGTAAAATGGGAGATGTAGGTCCTACCTGGCCAGCAACATTAAACagaaataagttaaataataCAATCAAGACGGAGAGATTGGCAgagtgaattaaaaatatatgatccCACTATATGGTGTTCACAAGAGACAGACTATAGATTCAAAGACATTCAAAGACaaattacattaaaagtaaaaagatgaaataagatatgccatgaaaacagtaataaaaaaatggaatggaTACATTAATATCAGACTAACTTGACTGTAAGACCAAAattgttacaagagaaaagaagcACACTATATAGTGATAAAAGTTAAATCCATCAGGAAagcataataattataaattgtaCGTGTTGCTAACAACAAAGCCCCAAAATACAtggagcaaaaactgacagactgaaggaagaaatagactaTTCaataataatagttggagacCTTAATACTCCATCTTCAATAATGGATAAAACAACTA
Protein-coding regions in this window:
- the LOC136131677 gene encoding LOW QUALITY PROTEIN: olfactory receptor 10J1-like (The sequence of the model RefSeq protein was modified relative to this genomic sequence to represent the inferred CDS: deleted 1 base in 1 codon; substituted 1 base at 1 genomic stop codon), whose protein sequence is MKKENHTLVSEFTFQGFFSFHEHQLTLFIMFLALYMLTLAGSIIIMTIISLDHHLHSPMYFFLSMLSASETMYTLIIIPKMLCNLTGLSQPISLAGCATQMFFIILAINNCFLLTAMGHDCYVAICNPLRYSVIVNKRACIQLVWEACSIGLVVAMTQVTSVFRLSFCATKLAHFICDIXPVMKLSCADMTVNEILTLIISILVILVPMGLVFISYILIISTTLKIASAKGQKKAFATCASHLTVVMVHYGCASIVYPKPKSENTKNQGQLISVTYTIITPLLNPVVYALRNKEVKDALLRATGRKLS